A part of Pseudomonas sp. HR96 genomic DNA contains:
- a CDS encoding helix-turn-helix domain-containing protein has translation MKDTCLVGFSSGVEKFCASSAYSELLRWIRTNTDLKVAQSGAVIHAACESTLLLLEEGVWRLLVDQRKTLGVLVPGGMLWLDRPPRDYPGATSRCEVMISSTYYEVPMRLVRESADSERLLAGVLEFASFNSRTITNMWLDQCGNDSYRKIRTALERMSKLPESIRFRLSAISYVVDTTGISRSHALAIMKSLKEGGYIDIDAGYLMGIARKMPAAY, from the coding sequence ATGAAAGATACCTGTCTGGTCGGTTTCAGCTCCGGCGTAGAAAAGTTCTGCGCGTCGAGCGCGTACAGTGAACTTTTGCGGTGGATCCGAACTAACACGGATCTCAAAGTGGCGCAAAGTGGTGCGGTCATCCATGCCGCCTGCGAGAGCACCCTCCTGCTGCTCGAGGAGGGGGTGTGGCGTCTGCTGGTAGACCAGCGCAAGACCCTGGGCGTGCTGGTGCCCGGCGGCATGCTCTGGCTGGACCGTCCGCCCAGGGACTATCCAGGCGCCACCAGCCGTTGCGAGGTAATGATCAGCTCGACCTACTACGAGGTGCCCATGCGCCTGGTGCGCGAATCCGCCGACAGCGAGCGCCTGCTGGCCGGAGTCCTCGAGTTCGCCTCGTTCAACAGCCGAACCATCACTAACATGTGGCTGGATCAATGCGGCAATGACAGCTACCGCAAAATAAGAACGGCACTTGAACGGATGAGTAAACTACCTGAGTCGATTCGCTTTCGCCTCTCAGCCATTTCCTATGTTGTCGACACTACCGGTATCTCACGCTCTCATGCCTTGGCCATCATGAAGTCTCTGAAAGAGGGAGGCTATATCGATATTGATGCCGGCTATCTAATGGGTATCGCCAGGAAGATGCCGGCGGCTTATTGA
- a CDS encoding ABC transporter ATP-binding protein: MTAPILEMKDIDVHYGPIQALKKVSLHINEGETVSLIGSNGAGKSTLLMSIFGQPRASAGQIIYQGTDITQKSSHYIASNGIAQSPEGRRVFPDMSVEENLMMGTIPIGDKHSGEDMQRMFELFPRLKERRNQRAMTMSGGEQQMLAIARALMSRPKLLLLDEPSLGLAPIVVKMIFSTLRELAQSGMTIFLVEQNANHALRLSDRAYVMVNGEIRLTGTGQELLSNDEVRNAYLGGH, from the coding sequence ATGACTGCCCCCATCCTCGAAATGAAGGATATCGACGTTCACTACGGGCCTATCCAGGCCTTGAAGAAGGTCTCGCTGCACATCAACGAGGGCGAGACCGTGAGCCTGATCGGCTCCAACGGTGCCGGCAAGTCGACCCTGCTGATGTCGATCTTCGGCCAGCCGCGCGCCAGTGCCGGGCAGATCATCTACCAGGGCACCGATATCACCCAGAAGTCTTCGCACTACATTGCTTCCAATGGTATCGCCCAGTCGCCGGAAGGGCGGCGGGTATTTCCGGACATGTCGGTGGAAGAGAACCTGATGATGGGTACCATCCCCATTGGCGACAAGCACTCGGGCGAGGACATGCAGCGCATGTTCGAGCTGTTCCCGCGGCTCAAGGAGCGCCGCAACCAGCGCGCCATGACCATGTCCGGGGGCGAACAGCAGATGCTGGCCATCGCCCGCGCGCTGATGAGCCGGCCAAAGCTGCTGCTGCTCGACGAGCCGTCGCTGGGCCTGGCGCCGATCGTGGTGAAGATGATCTTCTCGACCCTGCGCGAGCTGGCGCAGAGCGGCATGACCATCTTCCTGGTGGAGCAGAACGCCAACCACGCGCTCAGGTTGTCCGATCGTGCCTACGTGATGGTCAACGGCGAGATTCGTCTGACCGGCACCGGCCAGGAACTGCTCAGCAACGACGAAGTACGCAACGCCTATCTCGGCGGCCATTGA